One stretch of Schlesneria sp. DSM 10557 DNA includes these proteins:
- a CDS encoding amidohydrolase family protein yields MRCLSRRDFLSTSLAAGAVALLPSAATAAETPVEPIIDIHQHTNYRERTNAQLAAHQRAMGVTQTILLPAGSSVKRPSTGDGIHNTLGGVGAGGNETALTMARQYPKEFFFGANEVTDLPEARAEIAKYLDLGGIIIGEQKFGLELDSPASQELYALAADYQVPILMHLQHGTYNLGFEKLPRMLEKFPKTIFIGHAQTWWANIDKNHTNQKDLYPKGKVTPGGLTDRYLADYPNMFADMSAGSGLNALTRDEEHARGFLDRHQEKILYGSDCDDRVGSGPACQGAQTIAAIRKLAPNKEAERKILYENSRKLFKLT; encoded by the coding sequence ATGAGGTGTCTGTCTCGGCGAGATTTTCTGTCGACTTCTCTGGCCGCCGGAGCGGTCGCTCTTCTGCCGTCTGCTGCCACTGCAGCGGAAACACCGGTGGAACCGATCATCGATATTCATCAGCACACGAACTATCGGGAGCGAACGAACGCACAACTGGCCGCTCATCAACGGGCCATGGGGGTGACCCAGACGATTCTGTTGCCAGCCGGTTCGTCGGTGAAGCGGCCTTCGACGGGGGACGGCATCCACAACACGCTCGGGGGTGTCGGGGCAGGGGGGAACGAGACCGCCCTGACCATGGCGCGACAATATCCCAAGGAGTTCTTTTTCGGTGCGAACGAAGTCACCGATCTGCCGGAAGCCCGGGCCGAGATCGCCAAGTACCTGGATCTGGGTGGAATCATCATCGGTGAGCAGAAGTTCGGGCTCGAACTCGACTCGCCCGCAAGTCAGGAACTGTATGCTCTCGCGGCGGACTATCAGGTTCCGATCCTGATGCATCTTCAGCATGGAACATACAACCTCGGCTTTGAGAAACTTCCCAGGATGCTGGAAAAGTTTCCCAAGACGATCTTCATCGGTCATGCGCAAACGTGGTGGGCCAATATCGACAAGAATCATACCAATCAGAAGGACCTGTACCCGAAAGGGAAAGTCACCCCCGGGGGGCTGACGGATCGTTATCTGGCGGATTACCCGAATATGTTTGCAGACATGTCGGCGGGGTCGGGATTGAACGCGTTGACGCGAGATGAAGAGCACGCCCGTGGCTTCCTCGATCGCCATCAGGAAAAGATTCTGTACGGCAGCGACTGCGATGACCGAGTCGGTTCCGGGCCTGCCTGCCAGGGGGCTCAGACCATCGCCGCGATCCGCAAACTGGCGCCGAACAAAGAGGCCGAACGAAAAATCCTGTACGAAAACTCCAGGAAGCTCTTCAAGCTGACTTGA
- a CDS encoding DUF6671 family protein: MTTKHAKSIAVAPGFQEILGAAVAEYPIDTDALGTFSGEVKRRGSALDCARRKCEWGLNLLNAKFGIASEGSFGPHPYIPFIPAGREVLYFIDRERNFHLHVSRLCEKTNYRAKTIDSFEALQTFAAETQFPSHALIVRPNRMKSRDFIFNGIDTPEELERAFFHSGMQSSDGLVWVETDMRAHVNPTRMSEIAELARQLAQRLATRCPACRAPGWGLVNAEKGLRCEYCDQPTDMIEHEEFGCVLCNHTVEIPRRDGLVSAPQLHCGWCNP, translated from the coding sequence ATGACGACCAAACACGCAAAGTCCATCGCCGTCGCCCCTGGATTCCAAGAGATCCTTGGGGCGGCGGTGGCCGAGTATCCAATTGACACCGATGCGCTGGGTACGTTTTCGGGAGAAGTTAAAAGACGGGGAAGTGCGCTCGACTGTGCCCGCCGGAAATGCGAATGGGGATTGAACCTGCTGAACGCCAAGTTCGGAATCGCGAGTGAAGGGAGTTTCGGCCCGCATCCCTACATTCCCTTCATTCCGGCCGGACGTGAGGTCCTATATTTCATCGACCGCGAGCGGAACTTTCACCTTCATGTGAGCCGCTTGTGCGAAAAGACAAACTACCGGGCTAAGACCATCGATTCTTTCGAAGCATTGCAGACGTTTGCCGCCGAAACGCAATTCCCGTCACACGCCCTGATCGTTCGGCCAAACCGGATGAAATCCAGGGACTTCATCTTCAATGGTATTGATACTCCAGAGGAACTCGAACGTGCATTTTTTCACTCAGGAATGCAATCGTCGGACGGTTTGGTCTGGGTCGAGACCGACATGCGTGCACATGTAAATCCGACTCGCATGTCCGAAATTGCCGAGCTTGCTCGCCAACTGGCACAGCGACTGGCGACACGTTGTCCCGCCTGCCGCGCCCCCGGCTGGGGGTTGGTAAACGCCGAAAAAGGTTTGCGATGCGAGTATTGCGACCAACCGACGGACATGATTGAGCACGAAGAATTCGGGTGCGTCCTGTGCAATCATACGGTAGAAATTCCGCGACGGGATGGACTTGTGAGTGCTCCGCAGTTGCACTGCGGTTGGTGCAATCCATAA
- a CDS encoding CoA-binding protein, whose translation MSTDKQIQRFLSGSPHAIVGASRNRAKYGNKVLRAFQQTGRPAFPVNPVADVVEGEKAYADLASLPEPVFGVSIITPPEVSEQIIEDVVRLGIKHVWFQPGAESDAAVRRAEQSGLNVIHGGPCILVALRYREG comes from the coding sequence ATGAGTACGGACAAGCAGATACAGCGATTCCTGTCGGGCAGTCCGCACGCCATTGTGGGGGCCTCGCGGAATCGTGCGAAATATGGGAACAAGGTGCTGCGCGCATTCCAGCAGACCGGTCGCCCCGCGTTCCCCGTCAATCCGGTGGCGGATGTTGTAGAAGGAGAGAAAGCCTACGCGGACCTGGCGTCGCTGCCAGAGCCTGTCTTTGGCGTCAGTATCATTACTCCGCCCGAAGTTTCCGAGCAGATCATCGAGGATGTGGTCCGCCTGGGAATCAAGCATGTCTGGTTTCAGCCCGGCGCCGAATCGGATGCGGCAGTCCGTCGGGCCGAACAGTCGGGGCTGAATGTCATTCACGGGGGACCGTGTATCCTCGTCGCACTGCGCTATCGAGAAGGTTGA